The sequence GGGCGAGACGTTCTCGGGCTGGGAGTTTCATTTGCCGCTCGTTAAACCGCTCGAAGCAAGCGTTTTCGACTATCTCGGTGACCACATATTTGTCATCGACGAACCGACCGTGGTCGAGCAGACATTAACGAGCCTATACGAGCATCTGCAGGCGAATTACGAGGGCACGATCGAGGCGGGGGACGTTGCGCTTGAGCCGAGTGAGTTGTTTCTGTCGGGCGAGCACCTACGGGCCGGTCTCGACGCGCCTGCTCGTGTCGAGCTACGTGCACTCGGGCGAACCGCGGCCGAAACCGACGAAGAGATGGCTATAAGGGCAGAACCGCCCGCGTTAGCGGGTGGCCGGGACGCTGAACTTAACCCGATGTCGGATGGACTTCACAAGTTTGAGCGAGATGGCAACCGACTGCCGCCGGCTTACGCAGGGGGTTCTGCCCTGTTTCTCTTCCCAACCGCTGAGGAAGCCGAGGAGGTCACGATCCAATCGCGTTCGACGCGGCGGTTTCACGGCGACATAGCTGCATTCCTCGCCGAATTTGACCGCAAGGGGCAGATCGTCGTTGGCACGTCGGGCATGGCGGAACGGGTCGCTGAGATACTTCGCGACTATGACATATATCTCCCGCTCGACGCGATCAAGCTGGGCGGCCTGTCGTGTGGTTTTGAACTTCCAAGCGAAAACCTGATCATCTACGCCGAGAGCGATATATTTGGCGAGTCAACCGAGGAAGGCCAAAGGCCTAAGACCAAAGGCCAACGGCCCAAATCCCGCCTCGGCGCGTTCATCTCCGATTTCCGCGACCTCAAGCCGGGCGACTACGTCGTCCATGTCGATCACGGCATCGGGCGATTTGATGGATTGCAGACGATCACTACACAAGGCTCCGCACGCGAGTTCATGCTGCTCGTGTATGCAGACGAGGCGAAGTTGTTCGTGCCCGTTGAGCGAATGGACCTCGTCTCGCGCTACTCGTCGGGCGAGGCGACACAGCCCGCGCTTGACCGGCTCGGCGGCATCGGCTGGCAAAAGACGAAGGCTAAAGCAAAACGCGCGATGCGCGACATGGCGGACGAGCTATTGAAGCTCTACGCCGAACGCAAACTCGTGCGCGGCCACGCCTTTCCGCCCGACGCTCCCTGGCAGCACGAATTCGAAGACGCCTTTCCCTATGACCTGACGGCCGATCAGGCCGGAGCGATCGAGGACGTCAAGACCGATATGGAAACGGCCGTCCCGATGGACCGCCTGATAATCGGCGATGTCGGCTACGGAAAGACCGAGGTCGCGATGCGTGCGGCCTTTAAGGCGGTGATGGACGGCAAGCAGGCCGCCGTGCTGACGCCGACGACCGTGCTCGCGTATCAGCATTACGAAACTTTTAAGAAACGCTTTTCGGCATTTCCGGTTACGGTCGATCTGTTGTCGAGATTTAGAAGCCCAAAGGAGCAAAAAACGGTTGCGGAATCGGCAGGAAAGGGTGAGATCGACGTGCTGATCGGCACACATCGACTGCTCTCGACCGACGTCAAGCTGCCAAAGCTTGGCCTCGTTGTCGTTGACGAAGAGCAGCGCTTCGGCGTCGCCCACAAGGAAAAGCTAAAGCAGTGGAAGAAAAAGGTCGATGTGCTCACGCTGTCTGCGACGCCGATACCGCGCACGCTCAATATGTCGCTGCTCGGCATGCGCGATATGTCCGTGATCGAAACGCCGCCGCGCGACCGGCTGGCGATAAATACGCAGGTCGTTCAGTTTGCCGAGGGCGTCATTCGCTCGGCGATCGAACTCGAAATGTCGCGCAACGGCCAGGTATTTTTTATCCACAATCGCGTCGAATCGATCGAATCGATCGCCGCCCTGATCCAAAAGATCGTCCCCGCGGCCCGCATCGCCATCGGCCACGGCCAGATGAACGAAAAAGAAATGGAGCAGGCGATGCTCGATTTTATCGACTACAAATACGACGTTCTCGTCGCCACGACGATCATCGAGAACGGCATCGACATCCCGCGTGCCAATACGATCATCATCAATCGCGCCGACAATTACGGCCTCTCACAGCTCTATCAGCTGCGCGGCAGAGTCGGGAGATCGAATCGGCGTGCCTATGCGTATCTGTTGATACCAAGCGAGTTAGAGCTGACGCCGATAGCAAGGCGGCGATTATCGGCGATTCGCGAATTCTCGGACCTGGGCGCCGGTTTTCGCCTCGCTGCACTTGATCTCGAACTGCGCGGTGCCGGAAACATCCTCGGCGGACAACAATCGGGCCATCTCGACGCGCTTGGATTCGACCTCTATACAAAGATGCTCGAGCGCACAATTGCCGAGCTTCGTGGCGACGAGATCGCCGACGAAGTAAGCGTCTCGATCAACCTCGGCGTCGATGTCGCAATCCCAAAAGACTACATCGCCGAGGCCGGCCAACGGCTGCGCACCTACAAACGCATCTCGTCTGCCGGAGCAGACGAACTCATCGCGATCCACGCCGAGATCGAGGATCGTTACGGACGGATTCCTCGTTCGGTCGAGAATCTGTTTGAATATGCTCGCCTGAGAAAGCTGGCCGAGTCGATGGCGATCGTTTCGATCGATAAGAGCGGCTCGCAGGTCGCGGTCAAGCTCGGCGAATCGGCCCGCGTGTCGCCGGAAAAGCTGATGTCTTATCTTGCCGAAGATCAGGGATCGAACTTCTCGCCGAGCGGCATCCTGCGCGTGGATATCATCACGGCCGATCCGATCAGGACGGCAGCCGATGCCCTCGATGCGATCCGTGCCTGATGGCTATTCAGTACAATCGGTGCTGCGGCGTTGAGGACAGTTGAAGAGCTCCGGGACGTGCTCGCGCGTTTGCCGGCGGATATTGTCCCAGACCTGAGAATGAGCGTACTTATCGGCGGTCCAGCCGAGCTGCTTGCGATTAAGCCAGACGTAGCGGTATGCGGCATGCTCGTCCTCACCGCGCAGGTGCCTTGACTCGTGAAGGAGTATCGCGGCGCGTTCGACATCGTCGATCGGATAGGCAAAGAAATCTGAGTAAAGAGTGATGATCGCGAACGGGAAATTCGTTGCGGCAAAGGCATTCTCCTTCGCAACGGTCGCATTCAGCCAGTTGTCATCGGCTCGGAAGACCGTGACGTTCTCGAGTAATACGATGTCGGCCGCGAAGCCTTTATCTCGAAGCACCGCAATGGCGCGACGGACCGTGTGCTTCTGGTCGATAGTGAGCGGGCCCGCCGACGCGATCAGCGATACATAAAATGCAAGGACCATCGCTACGCAAACAGCGACACAGATCACCGCTCGGACGATCACGCGCCGCATACCTTTTGCTCGCCGCGAGGCGTTCGTTGGCGGCCTAATGCTGACAGTCCGGCCATCGATCATGGAATGTTCGTAATTTTGTTGTACATGCAGGGGCGGCATACGGCGCCTTACATATTAGAAATTGTGAATTCGCCCGATATTCCCGCTATTTTGCGCCGCGATGCGATAAACTCTCTCGCGGCGCCAGGCATCCAATTACACGGTTTGCAAACACTTTCGCCTGATAATAAGATTTCCTTTTGTTACGGGCCAGATCGAATATGAGATTAATTGCCAAGATACTCGTTCTTACCGCTGTTTTTGTCGTGTCGGGAACCGGCGCCATTGCCCAGGAGGTCCAAACTCGAGTGGTTGACGAGGTCGTTGCGCAGGTAAACGACGACGTCATCACGCTCTCGCGCGTTAAACGTGAGATGAAGGACGCGGTCGATTCTCTCGTCGAGCAAGGCAAGACGCGCGAGGATGCGCAGAAGCTGGTCGATGAGAAACAAGGCGAGCTTATCGCCAGCCTCATCAATGAGGAGCTGTTGATACAGAAATCAAAAGAGATCGGCCTCGACAGCGAGATCGAGGCATCGCTCAATCAGCGTGTGGCCGACCTGATGAAGCAATACGGCTTCAAGACCGTCGAGGCGCTCTATGCCGAGATGGAAAAGCAGGGGGCTCATCCACAGGAACTGCGTGAAAATTGGCGAAAGGCCGCCGTGCGCGAACGCGTCGTCCAGCGCGAAGTGCAATCAAAGATCTACTGGGGCCTCAACGGCAAGGACCTCAAGGACTATTACGAGAAGAACAAGGCAAAATTCACCAAGCCCGAGACGGTGTCGTTCTCAGAGTTATTCCTCGGATTTGCGGGCCGCGATATAGCGGCAGTTCGCGAAAAGGCCCGTCAGCTTCACATCGCGCTAAAGGCAGGGGCGGATTTTGCCAAGGTTGTGAAAGAAAACTCCGATCCGGGCCTCATCACGCAGGGGACGGGCAAGGCCGAGGACCTCAACGTGGCCGACCTCAACTCGAAGATCGGCGAACCGCTCAAGGGCGTAAAAGCCGGCGACGTGACCGCACCCTTCGAACTGGACCAGATGGGTATGGTGATCCTGCACGTTGATGGGC is a genomic window of Chloracidobacterium sp. containing:
- a CDS encoding peptidyl-prolyl cis-trans isomerase, translating into MRLIAKILVLTAVFVVSGTGAIAQEVQTRVVDEVVAQVNDDVITLSRVKREMKDAVDSLVEQGKTREDAQKLVDEKQGELIASLINEELLIQKSKEIGLDSEIEASLNQRVADLMKQYGFKTVEALYAEMEKQGAHPQELRENWRKAAVRERVVQREVQSKIYWGLNGKDLKDYYEKNKAKFTKPETVSFSELFLGFAGRDIAAVREKARQLHIALKAGADFAKVVKENSDPGLITQGTGKAEDLNVADLNSKIGEPLKGVKAGDVTAPFELDQMGMVILHVDGRKAASSESVFDEGAVRLAITQERAPLEQKKFMSKLREDALIRISDSYRPVVSPILFADERKEKTAN
- the mfd gene encoding transcription-repair coupling factor, which translates into the protein MPVRVEFFGDTVDSIRTFDADTQLSVEQLKNISIAPMREFAVTPQDMKDWAFFAEEQFGDERFRRNLKDRTDHAAEGETFSGWEFHLPLVKPLEASVFDYLGDHIFVIDEPTVVEQTLTSLYEHLQANYEGTIEAGDVALEPSELFLSGEHLRAGLDAPARVELRALGRTAAETDEEMAIRAEPPALAGGRDAELNPMSDGLHKFERDGNRLPPAYAGGSALFLFPTAEEAEEVTIQSRSTRRFHGDIAAFLAEFDRKGQIVVGTSGMAERVAEILRDYDIYLPLDAIKLGGLSCGFELPSENLIIYAESDIFGESTEEGQRPKTKGQRPKSRLGAFISDFRDLKPGDYVVHVDHGIGRFDGLQTITTQGSAREFMLLVYADEAKLFVPVERMDLVSRYSSGEATQPALDRLGGIGWQKTKAKAKRAMRDMADELLKLYAERKLVRGHAFPPDAPWQHEFEDAFPYDLTADQAGAIEDVKTDMETAVPMDRLIIGDVGYGKTEVAMRAAFKAVMDGKQAAVLTPTTVLAYQHYETFKKRFSAFPVTVDLLSRFRSPKEQKTVAESAGKGEIDVLIGTHRLLSTDVKLPKLGLVVVDEEQRFGVAHKEKLKQWKKKVDVLTLSATPIPRTLNMSLLGMRDMSVIETPPRDRLAINTQVVQFAEGVIRSAIELEMSRNGQVFFIHNRVESIESIAALIQKIVPAARIAIGHGQMNEKEMEQAMLDFIDYKYDVLVATTIIENGIDIPRANTIIINRADNYGLSQLYQLRGRVGRSNRRAYAYLLIPSELELTPIARRRLSAIREFSDLGAGFRLAALDLELRGAGNILGGQQSGHLDALGFDLYTKMLERTIAELRGDEIADEVSVSINLGVDVAIPKDYIAEAGQRLRTYKRISSAGADELIAIHAEIEDRYGRIPRSVENLFEYARLRKLAESMAIVSIDKSGSQVAVKLGESARVSPEKLMSYLAEDQGSNFSPSGILRVDIITADPIRTAADALDAIRA